The following are encoded together in the Scyliorhinus torazame isolate Kashiwa2021f chromosome 6, sScyTor2.1, whole genome shotgun sequence genome:
- the LOC140424694 gene encoding cation channel sperm-associated auxiliary subunit TMEM249-like isoform X1: protein MFMQGLTKDWRNVFKSAEEILHRNLKSNPFHPFTIRQSNVYELSYLNDNLWIGIAMLIVSLIASALYLLSYMMGSMQFAGFFIFLILLGLWLIITSIGRRNLIIDLNENTYEFYIHRYLQHKGTLDEVYIRLTAQKSGQGKFYYKLILNGTYIEVISLTGIKFSTNREKLEKLGMRLAAKLNLNYFDCVDLTTKHVIRHWPQHKSKDTAKETKDWDLCV, encoded by the exons ATGTTTATGCAAGGACTGACGAAAGACTGGCGAAATGTCTTCAAATCAGCAGAAGAGATTCTACACAGAAACCTGAAGAGTAACCCGTTCCACCCATTCACAATTCGACAATCCAACG TCTATGAGCTCAGCTACTTAAACGATAACTTATGGATCGGCATTGCTATGTTAATTGTCTCGCTCATTGCATCCGCCCTTTACCTCTTGAGCTACATGATG GGCAGCATGCAGTTTGCTGGATTCTTCATCTTCCTGATTCTGTTGGGCCTATGGCTCATTATCACATCCATAGGCAGGAGGAACCTCATCATCGACTTGAATGAGAACACCTATGAATTCTACATCCACCGTTACCTTCAGCACAAGGGCACCCTGGACGAAGTCTACATCAGGCTCACCGCTCAGAAATCCG GACAGGGCAAGTTTTACTACAAATTAATCCTGAATGGTACTTACATTGAAGTAATAAGTCTGACTGGGATCAAGTTCTCCACCAATCGAGAG AAGCTTGAAAAGCTAGGAATGAGGCTGGCTgccaagttaaatttgaactacttcGATTGTGTGGATTTAACAACCAAACATGTCATCAGGCATTGGCCTCAGCACAAATCCAAAGACACAGCAAAGGAAACAAAGGATTGGGATTTGTGTGTTTAA
- the LOC140424694 gene encoding cation channel sperm-associated auxiliary subunit TMEM249-like isoform X2 yields MKNMKLYELSYLNDNLWIGIAMLIVSLIASALYLLSYMMGSMQFAGFFIFLILLGLWLIITSIGRRNLIIDLNENTYEFYIHRYLQHKGTLDEVYIRLTAQKSGQGKFYYKLILNGTYIEVISLTGIKFSTNREKLEKLGMRLAAKLNLNYFDCVDLTTKHVIRHWPQHKSKDTAKETKDWDLCV; encoded by the exons TCTATGAGCTCAGCTACTTAAACGATAACTTATGGATCGGCATTGCTATGTTAATTGTCTCGCTCATTGCATCCGCCCTTTACCTCTTGAGCTACATGATG GGCAGCATGCAGTTTGCTGGATTCTTCATCTTCCTGATTCTGTTGGGCCTATGGCTCATTATCACATCCATAGGCAGGAGGAACCTCATCATCGACTTGAATGAGAACACCTATGAATTCTACATCCACCGTTACCTTCAGCACAAGGGCACCCTGGACGAAGTCTACATCAGGCTCACCGCTCAGAAATCCG GACAGGGCAAGTTTTACTACAAATTAATCCTGAATGGTACTTACATTGAAGTAATAAGTCTGACTGGGATCAAGTTCTCCACCAATCGAGAG AAGCTTGAAAAGCTAGGAATGAGGCTGGCTgccaagttaaatttgaactacttcGATTGTGTGGATTTAACAACCAAACATGTCATCAGGCATTGGCCTCAGCACAAATCCAAAGACACAGCAAAGGAAACAAAGGATTGGGATTTGTGTGTTTAA